CGTGGCCGAGGGGGAACGAGGGGCCGTGGAGGAACTCGTCCGCTGGTGCCGCAAGGGCCCTCCCGCGGCGAGGGTCGACGACGTGGAGGTCCGGTGGGAAGAGTACGAAGGCGGCTTCGACGGCTTCGACATAAGGTACTGACTCCGGCGGTGAGGAAAGACGGCCAGTGGCGGCCCCTGTTCGCGGCGCTCGCTGCGGCGGCCGTGGCGGCCGCAGGCTGCGCAGGCCACGGCGGAGGGCCAGCCGGGCCGCTCATGCTCCGTCCCGCCGAGACCGATGTCCCCGGCTACTCGACGCAGGCGCGCTCGGCGAGCTTCACCGCCGGCGGCCTGCGCGTAACGCTCCATCCCCTTGCGCCGGACGAGCCGTCGGGCTCGGCGCTCATCGACGGCCTCGCGGCCGCCGGCTTCGTCGTCATAGCCATGGAGATAAGCAACTCCACGAACGCCAAGGTCGTCTACAACCCCATATACACGGTCATGCGCGACGACGAGCTGGGTTACGAGAAACCACTCGACCTCACGGACTTCCACGCCATGGCAAGAGAGATGGACGAAGGAGGACGGCTTCTCTCGGAAATCGAGGGCCGCATCTACGACCTCGTCGAGGTGATCGGACCGGACCGCGCCGTAAGAAGACACCTCGTCTTCCGGCCTCCGGACCCCGAGGCCCGCCGCGCCGAGATCACGATGGATCAGGTCTACGTGGGAGCGACCGTAACTCGGTTGCGCTTCTCCTTCGAGCTGCTTGCCGCCGGGAGGCGTCCCTGAAGCAAGACCGTCAGACGACGCCCTCTCTTCAGGGCAGGAGCCGGCGCACCTCCTCCCTGGCCGAGTCTATCGACTCCCTCGCCTCCCTTGCCGACCTGTCGA
This genomic interval from Deltaproteobacteria bacterium contains the following:
- a CDS encoding acylphosphatase, which gives rise to MELKRAHIRVTGLVQGVYFRAETRSQARRLGLGGWVRNLPDGSVEAVAEGERGAVEELVRWCRKGPPAARVDDVEVRWEEYEGGFDGFDIRY